The DNA sequence TCTCACCCACGATAGGCAAAAACCAGAATAAGTTAAGCCACATAAGAAAACCTCCATTTCTGGCATTTTGCGCAGGTTGCAGAATTCAACTTGCTTTGAAGTGCAGAATTTAGATTGGGTGCAGGATTTTGTTTATTCGTTGTGCCGTGCCCTGGCTATAAACAGTTGATGTTGGTAGTCATTTTTTTCACAGTTGTCTATAAAAGGAAATTACACTTGGAAAGGCCTCAGATCAAGGTAGAGACTTGGGTCACTGAATCCTGTTTTCATGGAAGTAGTTCTCTGTGGTCCATCCAGGGATGTATCTGGACCAGAACAACTGTAAAGTTGAATATACTATCTAGTTAACTGGTGTACATGTGCTTACGTACCCTGCACATGCAGGGATACAAGCGCCAGCTTCTACATttctttacagcacaattctattcattccccccccccccaatgcagcagcactgaaatgggtaccactgcatcctggggtggcgGGGCagagctggaggtctcctctggaagcaaatgttcccttacctaggtgTAAGCCTCTGCCACACCAGTGCGGGGAGGGtcctacttgaacctgcactaactaaatagctggtgacGACCAGTACAATGAGATTGGGCacggaaattgggttaggattcagtggccgcTAACGAACatgctcccttcccagaccctaTCTGCCCATCCCCGGCCCCCTCCCTACCCTGTGTCACCTCATCACTGCCGCATTCTGTTCTTCCCCCACAATCTCCCGCCTTTcccgctgacttacctgctctggtgggtggcaggagagctGACGATGCAGGTGGAAAGGCTCTACATTGTGGCAGTCAGTACCAGCAGAAGAGGTGCGACAACAACGGCCTGtgcttataggattgggccattagtgtgaTTCTAAGCAAGCTCATCTACTCTAACTGCTTAGTTACTTACAACCTTTGTCTTATGTTTCTCCCGTTCCATCCCTgcctttctcttctccttctgCAATCAGTAGATAATAGGTGTAGTTAGCATCAGTTGATGCACCTTGTGTGGTTGCTAGTCTGGGCTGTTTCCTTTACCCACAAAATCTATTATAATTGAAAACTCCTCCTCAAAATGAACTCTTCCTGTTGAATATCTTTTAGGTGGATGTTCTTAAGGCCACTGCTTTACCTTTATTGAAAAGGTTTGGAATTGATGGTGAAGAGTTGGAATTGAAggtaaaaactttttttaaaaaatattttatttatttattacagatacaagtaaggaaaatgggttatacttagggctggtacgacacaggttacacatgagggtattggccctagattacaacatgcatcgttcagttttaaaaaaaccaacacaataatcatcagtacaaaggctatcatatttaacagtataaaaatttgaatttaccgaaacactcaatattgtttaactaagaTTATCTATCCAAGGAATTGAAGGTAAAAACTTAATTGTTGTTGCTGCGTATTCTCATTCTGCTGTAAGGTCCTTTCGTCAGCACTGTAAAACAGAAGGAATGCTCACTGAAATTGAAATGAGGCAGAGTTTAAACTAGACTCATAGCTAGAAGTGAGTaagatagtattgcagccttactgaacatgaatggcttaattctgagtaaaataagtaatgccattttcaaacacctctactcgtAGCATAATCCTGTTggtgtatactcagaagtaagtgcagtGCGGCTTACAGTGTGCCGTGTGGCTTGTTCCCAGCTTAAGTGTACATAAGAAGCTTCCTTATGTGGAGTTCAATCAATTGGGCCATCCAGCTCAGTACTATACACAGACTGGCCATACTCCAGAATCTCATACAGGAGTCTTTCTCAGTCTTACCGGGAGATGCCTGGGTTTGAACTTGGACTTCCTACTAGCAAGGCATGTAGCAAGCTCTGCCACCAAGCTATAGCCCAGGATTGCctgggattgtagcctcagttaaCCTGTTCTGTTCAGTCTGTGGTGCTTgaacaaggaaaaaagaaagcttTGGGATATTTATCTACTGCTGTATTTCTCTGcatgaccgtctgcagggctccctgaagcttagaaagcaaaagtggagtaatcgcgccccgcctccgcaaaaccagaagtggagtgtgatcgttCCACTTTCATTTCTTAAATGAAAgcttctgggagccctgcagacagttgcacagggctccccgcaccccccgggaggctgcaggaggctttggtaagtctagccaagcccctgcagccccctgagcaatgtgatcctggggatcgcgttgctgcctcccccctgcctccgcaAGGACTTAGAGAGGTTCagactctccaagagagtttgaaaatcgctgtcttAGCCAAATGAATAGCCAGGAATAATGAGACCACAGAGTGATTGAACTGAAAAGTGGATTAGAGTCTTGGCTCTAAAAAATGCCTAGTTATCTAGGTTCTGTTGGTTGGGAAAAGTCTGTTCTAGATCTTGAGTGTTAAGAGGAACTTGGGAATGTCTATTTTTTCTTCTCCCTACCCCATTCATTATTAACTGTGTTTGCCCCATAACAGAATTCCTGAGTGtccttaatccatttttgcctcacccacaggtgtacacattttgtccctgttgcgtatatgcaacattgggctggATTGGTTATCCCAAGCATTGATTTGGGTATGGTTCAAGGCATCTATAAATATTGCCTGCTTATTTTATCAGGCAGTTTAATACTGAGACAGGTTTTTGTTTGCCATCTTCTTCTCCAGGGGGCCATGGTAACTTCCTTAACTGGTGTTGAATGGATTCTAATCTATATGGATCTCCGTCTTAAACATTTTTTGTATATGCTGGTCCATAGTCATGAATGATGCAGTTTTGTAGGCCAGTTCTGTAGGCTTGCCGCTGTTTTCCACCTATGGTGTGCTTTCCACCTTTTATAGGGGCATCTTCATGCATGCCAACCCACACTCAGTTGGCATTTGTACATTTTTACTGGGACATGTGCATTTAGTGACACAGGGGTAACCTTTACATTGGGAGTCCAGTAGAAAGACCAATGCCCTTGGAGTGTGAAGCATAGTATAATCTTTGGGAATTTTGGTTTGGATTTCCTTCCGTCTCTATTTTTGTGGTTGTTACATTActgaatactgttaataatatgcgAGTCCTCTGGATGTTTAGAAAATTTGAGGCTGTTCCATAAACGTAAATTTGGATTTGATTATTTTCAGATCAACAGGAGAGGCATGCCtcccaaaggaggaggagaagtgatgTTTGTATGTCCTATTAAGAAAGCTTTAAAACCTATCCAGTTTGTTGACCCTGGCAAAATTAAGCGTATCAGAGGTGTGGCGTATCCTTCTTTAAAATTAACACCTTTGCTTATGTCTTTAGTCACTGAAACCTGTGCTGTACTTTTCTTgtaattggagccattccatcaTGTAAGCCATGCAGTGGTTTGTGCAGCTCTGTGGTCCGATTCAAATGATTTGAACAGCAATACATGATTTGCTACTTTCCACAGGAGCCATAGCAAGCTTCAGACTTgcacctgcccctccccttccctccttccttctaaTCACACATGAAGAAGCTTGGCTTGTTATGTCTGAACTAAGACTGTGCAGGAGAGTACTTCTGGCTTAAGGGGCTTGCTTTCCTAACAACCATTTAAACCTATACTGCTCAAAGGAATTAACTATTAAGTAGTTTTCACCAGCCTTGGAAAAAAAGGCTACTAAGGTTACTAACCTGCTAACAGTTTTACTAGTCTACCTCTGCCATTTTTAGCCATTCctggctttaaaaaggggaaaaaaagaattgtgaAGCTTCCCTCATTTGGAGCCAATTCTTAAATTGTCAGAGGAAACACAGGTGTTCATTTGAAAGCCCGGTTCTCACTGTATAAATGCTTTCCTGTTGAGTTGCAGCATGAATTGCATACTCTGAGCTTCTCTCCAACTTCCATTTTTATGATTCTACAAACCTACTTTATAAGCTAGACTCCTAGCCTTCTCTCACATTCTCACCCccccagctttttaaaaaagtgaaatctAAAATACTATGTCATATAGGCATTCCTAAATCTTTCCTTATTCTGCATAATTTATGCATGGATTAAAATATCTGCTTTGCTAATGAAACAGTCATGTTCAGCTGATACAGAATAAAATAGCCAGCCCCTGGAAACAAACACTGCAGGaaaaaatgccccttccccacccttctcTGTCCCGttataccccctccctgccttgcccttaCCCTCCATGGCCTGGCATACAGTCTACCTTCACGTGTCAAGGCCCATCACTGGCACCAGTGGGATAgctcaggccttcccaccagcactactGTCTTCTGCTGTGTTGCAACatcacagcatgtttgcaatggcgCATGTATGCTCCACTGACAtaaggtgagtataggattgcgctgagtTGCTCCAGTGTCACTACTTTTTCTAAGTTTCATAGTTCAGCTGTTGACTGGTTTATGCAGAGCTTCTGAAGGGAAGTGCACAGGCCTTAGTGAAATGGCACTGTAACTTTCTATAGGCATGCATATGCTCTGAATCTGCATTCAGGTTTGACCTCCCAAACGAGGGAGTGCAAGTGTGCCTTGCaaacaaaagcatttctgggTTGTCATACAGAGTGTAtgctgctcctctttcttttttcttttacaattTCTTAACAAGAAATTTCTTAACTTCATAAATTAGCTATTCTGTCAGAGTATCACCCCAGATAGCAAACCGAATTGTGGATTCTACAAGAAGCATCTTAAATAAATTCCTGCCTGATATTTACATTTACACAGATCACATGAAGGGAACCAGCTCCGGGAAGTAAGTTTTCAAACAATTCTCTACATAGTATGCACTTGTGGTTTGCTAAAagcaatgatggggggggggggagcagcagagaATTTGAAATGACCAAGCTATTGTCTAGTAATAGTAATACTTAGAATCCATAGAGCATATTTGGACTTGTAAATGTACCTGACACTGCATTATCTCAGTAATAAGGTGAATCAGAGtcattatccccatgttgcaggtGGGGATTGGTGAAACTATTAGGAGAGTGTCTTGTCAAAGTCTAGGCTCGTGGATTTGGGGCTGAAGTGAAATTCCAGATGTGGACTTCCTAATTGACACTCTTATCCATAGCACTATATTCTAGCTGAGCTAGAGTACCTTCTGATCAAGGCATGCCTGTGTGAGGaaaaaggccatactgcacaatGGATGGATCTCAAAAGAGGGATTTAGACACATTTGTCTGCCCCCTTATGCTACAGATGGCACTCTTCTCATTCTTGCCACCTCATGGGCTTGGAAGGTTCTTAAGTCACAGCACACCCAGAATACTagcagtctttttttccccccagttcagCTGATCTACCCATTTTATGGGTCTGTAATTAAGTGCACTTCTGACTTAGTACTGTCCTCTCATTAGCCTAGTCAGAAATgtctgtttctcaacatttccactgtagttcttccccccccccccccgaacaggAATTGAGAGTTGCAACCTGGTCTCATCCTTTGGCTTCCCAGGACTTTACAATAGTTCTGGGTTGTTGACCTGCTTTTTGTCCCTGCCAGTCTCTCGATTTTCCATGGCTAGCTCACAATTTGTTTAGGACGTAATGACTGAACAGGTTGACCAATATGGGGAGCCAGAATGGTATAGTGTTTCTGaagttggactgagacctggaagaactaagttcaagtccctgctcagtcatgaagcttcttctctctcagcctcacctattttACAGGAttcttgttgtgaggacaaaaggagggaaggaaccatgtacaccgccctgagatccttggtggaagggtgacataaaaatgtggaaaataaataatactatGTTGCATTTCTAAACTTAACCCTAAACTCATCTGTATGCTTGTGTTTcattacaccagtgtttctcaaactgtgggtcgggatccactaagtgggtttccattcaatattttatttttaatatattaggcttgatgcgaccatggtatgtgactgcatttgtcacagatctgtagttttaacatgctactatgtatattctttttacaatgttagtaaatgggactcactcctgggtatgtgtgggtagaattgttaaaactcttcctgcttgatgatatcacttccgatcatgaccacttctggtgggtcctgacagattctcgttccaaaaagtgggtcccggtgctaaatgtgtgagaaccactgcatttcactataattagaggtgtttgtttctggtaagatagaattacagcctgcCTTACTAaaaacaatgggcttacttctgagtaaaataaagaatgctgttttcaaacacttcttgCCATACTCTTTTAATATGGAGACTTCTATGAGGGGTTCTTTGTAGAGATACATATGGGTGCACCTTTGCATGAGTCAGTTGGAGGGGGGTATAAATATTTCCTTGCTAGGCCATACCATGCTGCAAGTCTAGCCTTCAGGATGAATGTAAACATTTAGGTGGAAAGAAAACTTGCCTGGTCCAGTACAATGGAATGGGGTTGGGGCACATATTTGGGACTGGCTTTTTATGTCCTTGTGTTAATTATAGTGCTGTGAGGGAAGAAGCCTTCTCCCTGAGAGTTAGCAATGGGCATCCTTATCAGACAGCTAAACACGCATACATATTTCAGTCTCTCCCTGTCTTCTTTCAGGTCTCCAGGTTTTGGTCTGTCTCTTGTGGCAGAGACTACTAATGGTACGTTTCTTAGTGCTGAGCTGGCCTCTAACCCCCAAGGAGAAGGTGCTGCTGTACTCCCAGAAGACCTTGGCACCAACTGCGCAAAGTTACTACTTGAAGAGATTTACAGAGTAAGTGGCTGCTTGCATCTGAAGCGTTTATATGTTGCTCTTCAGGTGACAGGGATCCCAGTCCAACTTTACACAAGATTggtaaaaatagcaaaaaaaactAAAGAGCCTAGGGGTGGAGTGGACAGCGGTCACCTCACtggctgcttctccttctcctcaaaGGGCAGTTAGTGGCTCTTCTGGCCTCTGTGAAGGGAGGAAGGACCTACGTATTTCCatctggagaagcagcagcaaagggtgATAGTGACACTTTGCTTTGCTGCAGACCATGCATGAAGGTATTCCATTCCCAAGTCTGTCTTCAGATCTCCTTATATTTTTATATGATGATATGATATATGTGATAATATTACATATATGAAGCATCATTTTCTATGATTACATTCATGATTTGAATTTTATTCTGTTGCCTGTATTGTACTGCCACACGTCCTTCTCCTTCTGCAGCTGTTGAAAGTGAGAGCTGCACAACTAACACTTTGCCATAATGAGGTAAATAATTTTTTGTCAGAAACAGGACTTTGCTTTAACGTGCAGTCGAAACCATCCATACTCTAAAAGCCTCGCTTGTTCGATTAGGAGATCAATGTGGAAAGTTGTGGGCATCACTTTGTGCCTGCTGCAGATTCAGTCACCAGGAAATGGGTTCCCGCTCCACTAGTGGTCCAGTCAAGTCATGTTTCCTGATGAAAGTCAGAGAAACAGATGGGCCTTAACCATGCTGGGTTAATAGTCTGTAAGGCTCTGGATGGAGTTGGATAATCAGTGCTGGTTTCCGTGTTTGCCCAGCCTTGATTGTATTGGaggtaaaaaaaaccccaacacatATCACAGGGTCAGGATGTCGCTAAAAGGCAGTTCCCCTCTTGGCATGTCATAAAATTTGTTTGCTTGAATCATCTACCTTGCTAAGTTATTGCTTGCCCTTTAGATACCATTTGGGGTGGCTTGCTTGCAAAAACAAATGAATGGAAGATAGCCTCATGAGGCTTAGGAACCTATTTAGATTCACTGCCTTTTGATACAGAATAACAGTTTTTAACTTGCAATTGACAGTGTGCATTAACAAAAAATGTTTAGGAAGCCTGAGTAGCAATTTCCAACTTTCTGCCCTCTCCAGTTCAGAATGTAGATAGCATCCAAATTGATGTTTTCAGCATTTTGATCTAACAAGCATTTGTGAAAGGAGAAGGTGCTTCCACCTATACAAGGGAGGGGCCCCTTTTTAGCAATTCTTTCTCGTCATCTGCCCATGTTATATCCCCCTGCTGTTCCGGAGGTTCCTCAACTTTTGGGAATagattttgtttgggggggggggagttgaaggAGGAGGTGGAAAGCCCTGTTTTGAAAGCAGAACTCTGTTGGAAGAAGTTAGAATCCAAGCCATGTCAAATTTTTGGAGACTGCAGTCTGGCTTTAACTAATCATGCTCACTGAATATTTCTGTGTAAATAGGAAAAGCTAATAATTCTGGTCTGGCTGTTCCTCTGACCTTCTGTGCCCCACAAAGAAAGCAATGCCACTTTTATCTATATTTCTCTTCTTTGCTATATCTCCTTCCTTTTTCCTCTGCTTTCCAAGGCCAGAGCCCCAGATGTGTTCGGAAATAACCTAAAATATCACCTCCTACCTCTAATGCCATGTATGACTTGTTTGTATTCTAAATGGTACAGTAATTAAATGCATGTGCCTTACCCTGTGTTTTATACACTTCATCCACCCAGCCATTTATTCTGAAGGGGctatagcagtggtattcaaactggggcgttggcgacgccccagcctgtgggtcctggcctctgcccccttaaggggcaggggcagccaggagacaggggaaaggTAGCAGCGCAATccgcaggattgcgccgctcaggggggctgcaggtttttgggtgcacttgcccaagcctcatgcagcctcctgggggtgcggggagccctgcgcaaccttcggcagggctccccaggtcaggaaaagtgaaagcagagcgattgcgccctgctccacaaaactggaagtggagcacgatctctccgctttcccttctgacagggctgcagggactggggtgcaccctccagtccctgcagcagcggtCCTTgtatgtggggagccctgcgcaagcgcctgcagggctccccaggtcaggaaaagtgaaagcagagcgattgcgccccgctctgcaaaactggaagttgagcacgattgctccgctttcccttctgacggggctgcagggactgggatgcaccctccagttcccgcagcagctgtccctgtgtgtgcgcctgcagggctccccaggtcagggaaagggaaagtggggcgatcgcgctccgcttccgattttgcggaggcagagcagatcgctccactatccctttccctgacctggggagccctgcaggcgcttgcgcagggcttcctgcacacaggggcggctgctgcagggactggtgagtgcatcccagtccctgcagccccctgagcaacgggatcctggggatcgtgtcgctgcctcccccccacccccgcaaagacttactgcgggtttcaaactcctggagagtttgaaaaccgcagggctATAGTAATGCTTTCTACTGGAAATTggttttcccccaaattcctctcTGTTTTAAGTGACTGAACAGGAAGAAGAGAGTCACAAGTTTTGAAAGATGTGTGTTGCGTAGTTATTCCATCAGATAGCTCCATGTAATGAAATCAGTTATGGGGACGTGTCTTTTTCAAGAGTTCGTTTGCATCAACAAGTCAATATAGAACAAGACACACATAAACTGAGGTCTGTAAATGAAGGATGAGGCTATGGTCTGGTGAAAAGGAGACATTTGGTGGTGGTTGTCAAACACCTGGCACTAATGCAACCTTCATTGAATTGATGAGGCTGCTCTCAAGTTGGAGACTTAAGCGTATCTTGGTTCACCTTCTGATATATCAATTTACTCAGTCCTTAAAAAGCCTACTGTGTCTTGAGCCCCTTGTATGCCATGTTAATTCCTAGTTGATAAATTGAAATGTTGCTATAGTTTGGCATGGGGGGGCACAGTTCTGTTTAATCCCTCAGAAAAATCTCCCAGGTTGCAGCAGGAGTAAACTTTGTGTTGTAGACAGATTGGTGTGAACTCATTTCAATTGCTAAActctgggcccagtcctaaccaactttccggcacagatgcagccccaaggtaagagaatgaatgttcccttaccttgaggaggcccccaccTCAGaaatgcagtgcgtgccccattggcacggctgcatcattgttggaaagttggatgggattgggtccttggAGTCTCTTTCTCTACTTGGAAATGTATGAAAGCTGTCAGAAAAGCTCTCCCACTGTCGCACAGAGGGAAAACATGTGCAGTGGGCAAGGCCCTTGTTGTCTTTTTGACATCCTCTCTGCACCAGGTTTTACATAGTTCCATTTGTGTGTATGAAACAGCATACCATGCAGTTGCCTCCCTCATTGCAACCCTCCTTTGCTGGGGTTTGAGATGACGGATGGACCTTGCGGCAGCTAGAACCTAATGGACATGAATGGCTTGCCATGTAGAATTGCATCCATGCTGTTTGGTTTCAGGCAGCAATCGTAAATAAACGGAGACTCATATCAAACATCTTCTGCACAGTTGGGTTTGTTAAATGTTACAAAATCTCTGTGTTATCTTCTGACCCTTGAAACGCAAAAGCTTCTGTCCTGTGCCTTACCAAatgtccccctctccctcccactgctcctttcTGCCCCATATATGCTGGTTAGTACAAAGCTTAATtattaaaatgtttgtgtttgcAGGGGGGCTGTGTGGATTCAACAAACCAGAGCCTTGTTCTGCTCCTCATGACCCTTGGACAGCAGGATGTTTCCAAAGTCCTACTGGGACCATTGTCGCCATATACgtaagttctttttttccttccagaaagCAAATTACTCAGTCCTGATAACTGCACTGAATAACAGATGATTGCTGCTCTGAATATTGCATGCTCTGaatatttttaaatggaaaaggaATTACTAGTACTTTTTGTTAAAGAAAGCACTATATGTTACCTGGTATCTCTTTTTATGCACCTTGCCAAATGACTTTCTTACTCAACAATGCTTTCCAGTTTCAGAGCAATTAAACTTGCTGTGACAGGTAATTTGTATTTAGGTATTTGTCCCCTGGAGTAATCTCTTGGCCCATGTTTTGAGCAGCTACGGTATAGAATAGCAAGTCCTTTGACAGTTAATATTAAAGTTCCTGGATGAACTTGTTCTGTGAACATTCAGAAGAAATGATCAGGGATCCACTTGTGTATTTGCAGAGCGAGTGAGTGAGGGGTGGAAGGAGAAATGTCTGTGATGTTGTTTTTAAACAATTCGGCTGAAGCAGTCTGACATGATTGAGATGTGACTATCAGGATACATGCCTTATTTGTAAGTGGCTTTTTAATCCAGGCCCAGGAAAAACAGCTTGGCTTCATTTTTAGATG is a window from the Tiliqua scincoides isolate rTilSci1 chromosome 2, rTilSci1.hap2, whole genome shotgun sequence genome containing:
- the RCL1 gene encoding RNA 3'-terminal phosphate cyclase-like protein, whose amino-acid sequence is MASQSQSLSYVGCNFLRQRLVLSTLSGRPVKIRRIRAKDDNPGLRDFEANFIRLIDKITNGSRIEINQTGTTLYYQPGLLYGGSLEHDCSPSRSIGYYLESLLCLAPFMKHSLRIVLRGITNDQVDPSVDVLKATALPLLKRFGIDGEELELKINRRGMPPKGGGEVMFVCPIKKALKPIQFVDPGKIKRIRGVAYSVRVSPQIANRIVDSTRSILNKFLPDIYIYTDHMKGTSSGKSPGFGLSLVAETTNGTFLSAELASNPQGEGAAVLPEDLGTNCAKLLLEEIYRGGCVDSTNQSLVLLLMTLGQQDVSKVLLGPLSPYTIEFLRHLRSYFQVMFKIETQSSEERKGGEKVLMTCVGIGFSNLSKTVK